Proteins encoded by one window of Moorella humiferrea:
- a CDS encoding NEW3 domain-containing protein yields the protein MLRHRLRLALTTLLFFLTLAFSPFIGTARADNGLLLSTAFPGIEAQPGETVTFPLELSNSGAPQKVDLKIVSAPKGWQALFKGGGMVVSQAFASTDKPANVDFQVEVPADAQPGKYAFVVQAAGPQATSRLELQVIIKEVASGSDKMTTDYPVLSGTSSTSFQFRVTLTNNGAQERSYSLGAQAPPGWQVTFSPAYDSKQIASLSLGPGKSQDLDVTVKPPQDVKAGTYNIPVEAIAGSSKAGVVLKVNITGTYSLELTTPTGRLNADAIAGKDSPVTLVVKNNGSADLANITFAANAASGWAVTFKPEKIDLLPAGASQQVTAFIKPSPKAIAGDYVVSLTASTQETSGTADLRVTVKTSTLWGLVGVILVLAVIGAVGWIFRKYGRR from the coding sequence TTGCTTCGTCACCGCTTAAGGTTAGCCCTGACAACCCTTTTATTTTTCCTGACCCTGGCCTTCAGTCCCTTTATAGGAACGGCCAGGGCGGATAATGGTCTGCTGCTGTCTACGGCCTTTCCGGGCATAGAAGCCCAACCCGGGGAAACGGTAACCTTTCCCCTGGAGCTAAGCAACAGCGGGGCACCCCAGAAGGTCGATCTAAAGATCGTTTCGGCCCCGAAGGGATGGCAGGCCCTCTTTAAAGGGGGCGGTATGGTTGTCAGCCAGGCCTTTGCTTCTACAGATAAGCCGGCAAATGTGGATTTTCAGGTAGAGGTACCAGCCGACGCCCAACCCGGTAAATACGCCTTTGTGGTCCAGGCCGCCGGTCCCCAGGCCACTTCTCGCCTTGAACTGCAGGTGATTATAAAAGAGGTGGCCTCCGGCAGCGACAAAATGACCACCGACTATCCGGTATTGAGCGGCACTAGCAGCACTAGCTTTCAATTCCGGGTGACCCTGACCAACAATGGTGCCCAAGAACGTTCCTACAGCCTCGGCGCCCAAGCCCCTCCCGGCTGGCAGGTAACCTTTAGCCCGGCCTATGACAGCAAGCAGATAGCCAGTTTAAGCCTCGGTCCAGGCAAAAGTCAGGACCTGGATGTAACCGTTAAGCCTCCCCAGGACGTTAAGGCGGGGACCTATAACATCCCTGTCGAGGCCATAGCGGGAAGCAGCAAAGCCGGGGTGGTACTGAAGGTTAACATAACCGGCACTTATAGTTTGGAATTGACCACACCTACTGGGCGGTTGAATGCCGATGCCATCGCCGGAAAGGACAGCCCGGTAACCCTGGTGGTAAAGAACAACGGGAGCGCCGATCTGGCCAACATTACCTTTGCCGCCAATGCGGCCAGCGGCTGGGCGGTAACCTTTAAGCCGGAGAAGATCGACCTCCTGCCGGCCGGCGCCAGTCAGCAAGTTACGGCCTTTATCAAACCGTCGCCCAAGGCCATTGCCGGCGACTATGTGGTGAGTCTCACCGCCAGCACCCAGGAAACGAGCGGCACCGCCGATTTGCGCGTAACGGTGAAGACTTCGACCCTGTGGGGCCTGGTAGGTGTGATCCTGGTTCTTGCCGTTATTGGCGCCGTAGGGTGGATTTTCCGGAAGTACGGACGGCGATAG
- a CDS encoding sigma-70 family RNA polymerase sigma factor: MSEPFIHAEEKVLTEGDNRRQQLEYLMRRFGDKVLYLAYSYLRDRHWAEDVAQEVFIRVFTNLDKFRGNSSIYTWIYHITVNLCRDELRAKNRRRDLEPVEGEDYVATEVEEQVLANLQQQEVWQAVLNLPVIYREVIWLHYYEQLSLKEIAEILGISLPAVKIRLYRARGHLQKLLKAGEGNA; this comes from the coding sequence ATGTCCGAACCTTTTATCCATGCTGAAGAAAAGGTTTTAACGGAGGGAGATAATCGCCGGCAACAACTAGAATATTTGATGCGGCGTTTCGGCGACAAAGTCCTGTACCTGGCTTATTCTTACTTGCGCGACCGCCACTGGGCCGAAGATGTTGCCCAGGAGGTGTTTATCCGGGTCTTTACTAATCTGGATAAATTCCGGGGTAATAGCTCTATTTATACCTGGATTTACCATATAACCGTCAACCTCTGCCGGGACGAACTGCGGGCCAAGAACCGGCGCCGCGACCTAGAACCTGTAGAAGGTGAGGATTATGTTGCCACCGAAGTTGAAGAGCAAGTGTTGGCAAACCTGCAGCAGCAGGAGGTATGGCAGGCTGTTTTAAATTTACCGGTCATTTACCGGGAAGTAATATGGCTTCATTATTACGAGCAATTGAGTTTGAAAGAGATTGCCGAAATTTTGGGTATTTCCCTGCCGGCCGTTAAAATCCGCCTTTATCGCGCCCGCGGGCACCTGCAAAAACTTTTAAAGGCGGGTGAGGGCAATGCCTGA
- a CDS encoding OsmC family protein, whose protein sequence is MKVTVSWTGEGMALRGTGGSSGQTVVMDAAPEHGGQNLGARPSEVLLMGMAGCTALDVLSILKKKRLSLDSFAIDVEAERAAEHPKVFTAATLIYRLNGPELPEEQVKHAIELSLSKYCGMVNTLKKAMPISYCYEINGKRSPVTPAP, encoded by the coding sequence GTGAAAGTAACTGTATCCTGGACCGGTGAAGGCATGGCTCTTCGTGGTACCGGAGGTTCTTCCGGTCAAACGGTGGTAATGGACGCCGCTCCCGAGCACGGCGGTCAGAACCTGGGAGCCAGGCCTTCCGAGGTTCTGCTTATGGGAATGGCCGGATGCACGGCCCTTGACGTTTTAAGTATTCTCAAAAAGAAACGCCTGTCCCTGGATTCTTTTGCCATCGACGTCGAGGCCGAACGGGCAGCCGAGCATCCAAAGGTCTTTACCGCAGCTACCCTCATTTACCGCCTGAACGGCCCCGAGCTTCCCGAGGAACAGGTAAAACACGCCATCGAGCTTTCCTTGAGCAAATACTGCGGCATGGTCAACACCCTTAAAAAAGCCATGCCCATAAGCTATTGCTATGAAATCAACGGCAAACGCAGCCCGGTAACGCCTGCGCCTTAA
- a CDS encoding pyridoxal phosphate-dependent aminotransferase: MEIARRAAGISPSPTLAIDAQAKAMKAKGIQVINFSAGEPDFDTPEHIKEAAVAALKAGFTRYTPVAGIPELRQAVCDCLKARGLSYEPADIVVSCGAKHSLYNAMQVLLNEGDEVILCAPYWVSYYEQVKLAGGVPVVVNTDAATDFKLTPDALKAALTPRTKLLILNSPCNPTGVVYSRSELEALAEVILAHDLMVISDEIYAALLYDGLNHTSIASLGPEIKERTIVIDGVSKTYAMTGWRIGYAAAPRAIATAMTDLQSHSTSNPTSIAQKAALAALTGSQEPVAAMRNEFARRRDRILTGLRELPGVECNQPGGAFYVFPFIGKLLGRRFRDRVLNNSTDVAAVLLQEYQVAVVPGVAFGTDPYLRLSYATSMEQIEAGLERLAAFVRELQ; encoded by the coding sequence GTGGAAATCGCCCGGCGGGCTGCCGGCATTAGCCCATCGCCTACCCTGGCCATTGACGCCCAGGCAAAGGCCATGAAGGCTAAAGGGATTCAAGTGATCAATTTTAGCGCCGGTGAGCCCGACTTCGACACGCCCGAACATATTAAAGAAGCGGCCGTTGCTGCCCTAAAGGCCGGCTTTACCCGTTACACGCCGGTGGCCGGCATTCCTGAACTGCGCCAGGCGGTCTGTGATTGTCTTAAAGCCCGCGGTTTAAGCTACGAACCCGCAGATATAGTCGTGTCCTGCGGGGCCAAACACTCCCTGTACAACGCCATGCAGGTGTTACTTAACGAAGGGGATGAGGTAATCCTCTGCGCCCCTTACTGGGTAAGTTATTACGAGCAGGTTAAACTGGCCGGCGGGGTTCCGGTGGTAGTAAATACCGATGCTGCTACGGATTTCAAGTTAACCCCGGATGCCCTCAAGGCAGCCTTAACTCCCCGCACCAAACTTTTAATCCTCAATTCGCCCTGCAATCCAACGGGAGTAGTATACTCGCGGAGTGAGCTGGAAGCCCTGGCCGAAGTAATCTTAGCCCACGATTTGATGGTTATCTCCGATGAAATTTACGCCGCCCTCCTTTACGACGGCCTAAACCACACCAGTATTGCCTCCTTGGGGCCGGAAATTAAGGAGCGTACCATTGTTATCGACGGTGTATCCAAGACGTACGCCATGACTGGCTGGCGCATAGGATATGCCGCCGCCCCTCGAGCGATTGCCACGGCCATGACCGACCTGCAGAGTCACTCGACTTCCAATCCCACTTCCATCGCGCAAAAGGCGGCACTGGCCGCCCTGACCGGCAGCCAGGAACCTGTGGCGGCGATGCGTAACGAGTTTGCCAGGCGGCGCGATCGCATCCTGACAGGACTGCGGGAACTTCCCGGGGTTGAATGCAACCAGCCCGGAGGCGCCTTCTACGTCTTTCCCTTTATCGGTAAACTCCTCGGCCGCCGCTTCCGCGACCGGGTGTTAAACAATTCTACCGACGTGGCTGCTGTTCTTTTGCAAGAGTATCAGGTGGCCGTAGTTCCTGGCGTTGCCTTTGGCACGGACCCGTATCTACGCCTGTCGTATGCCACCTCCATGGAACAGATTGAAGCCGGCTTGGAACGACTCGCGGCCTTTGTGCGGGAACTGCAATAA
- a CDS encoding fumarylacetoacetate hydrolase family protein, with protein sequence MVEKFIRFTTGKEIFYGRIDGETIIALEGDIFGEYRESGRRFNLNEVSFLAPCRPSKAVCVGLNYRDHIQEMGDKVPDEPVIFIKPSTSVIGPNDNIIYWPMVKRLDYEAELAVVIGSRCHNVKEEEAWEYIFGYTVGNDVTARDLQQKDGQWTRAKSFDTFLPLGPHIVRGIDASDLRVQSFLNGELRQDGRTSQLIFPIPFLVSFISRVMTLLPGDVILTGTPEGVGPMQIGDTIEIRIEGVGSLVNRIVGVEG encoded by the coding sequence ATGGTAGAGAAATTTATACGTTTTACCACGGGCAAAGAAATCTTTTACGGCCGGATAGATGGCGAGACGATTATCGCCCTGGAAGGGGATATATTTGGTGAATACCGGGAAAGCGGCCGGCGTTTTAATTTAAACGAAGTTTCTTTTCTGGCTCCCTGCCGGCCCAGTAAAGCTGTATGTGTAGGTCTTAATTACCGGGACCATATACAAGAAATGGGTGATAAAGTACCGGATGAGCCGGTTATCTTTATAAAACCTTCAACCAGTGTTATTGGCCCAAATGACAATATAATTTACTGGCCCATGGTTAAACGCCTTGATTATGAGGCAGAACTCGCCGTGGTCATAGGCAGTAGATGCCATAACGTTAAAGAAGAAGAAGCCTGGGAGTATATTTTCGGCTACACCGTGGGAAACGACGTTACGGCCCGCGATCTGCAACAGAAAGACGGCCAGTGGACACGGGCGAAAAGCTTCGATACGTTTTTGCCCCTCGGACCCCATATTGTGCGGGGTATCGACGCCTCTGATCTTCGCGTCCAGTCTTTTTTAAATGGGGAATTAAGGCAGGACGGCCGTACTTCCCAGTTAATCTTCCCCATTCCCTTTTTAGTGAGTTTTATTTCCCGGGTGATGACTTTATTACCCGGAGACGTAATTTTAACTGGTACGCCGGAAGGCGTTGGGCCCATGCAGATAGGGGATACCATTGAAATCAGGATAGAAGGGGTAGGAAGTTTAGTTAATCGAATTGTTGGCGTGGAAGGGTAA
- a CDS encoding dodecin family protein: MHVKVVELVGESPHNWKDAVQQAVAEASREVKNISGVEVYNLTANVKDGKLTEFKANVKIAYADHSADL, translated from the coding sequence TTGCACGTTAAAGTAGTGGAACTTGTGGGCGAATCGCCCCATAACTGGAAGGATGCCGTCCAGCAGGCCGTTGCTGAAGCCAGCCGGGAGGTAAAAAACATTTCCGGCGTCGAGGTTTATAACCTCACTGCCAATGTTAAAGACGGCAAATTAACCGAATTCAAGGCCAATGTGAAAATAGCTTATGCCGATCACAGTGCCGATCTATAA
- the hepT gene encoding type VII toxin-antitoxin system HepT family RNase toxin produces the protein MVDAAVIKRKLQQLESYLGQLEKYKHVKASDLEKNMELAWIVEHGLQLSIQVVLDIGTHILAEEGIIVDEYSNIFGELAELGVLPEKFAQDISGMAGFRNILVHEYGKVDMEKVADIMNHHLDDFRQYARYIVKYLGWSF, from the coding sequence ATGGTTGATGCTGCCGTTATCAAACGAAAATTGCAGCAGTTGGAAAGTTATCTAGGTCAACTTGAGAAGTATAAACATGTTAAAGCTTCTGACCTAGAAAAAAATATGGAACTAGCCTGGATCGTAGAACACGGTTTGCAACTCAGCATTCAAGTTGTGCTGGATATAGGAACGCATATCCTGGCTGAGGAAGGAATTATTGTGGATGAATACAGCAATATTTTTGGTGAACTTGCCGAACTAGGGGTTTTACCCGAAAAATTCGCTCAAGATATTTCCGGCATGGCAGGTTTTAGAAATATATTAGTTCATGAATATGGCAAGGTAGATATGGAAAAAGTGGCCGATATCATGAACCATCACCTTGATGATTTTCGTCAGTATGCCCGTTATATTGTTAAGTACCTGGGTTGGAGTTTTTAA
- the mntA gene encoding type VII toxin-antitoxin system MntA family adenylyltransferase antitoxin has protein sequence MENTSLSLEERLRKALITRQEIIFAYLFGSHARGTANKLSDVDVAVFLDELRLPPVGHFGYKSELLVVMRQKLREPLDFVILNEAPLPLRFRVLRDGKLLFCRDVRARITFHEKTMRDYLDFRPLQKIQEQVLYKRLAAGFGGLGDG, from the coding sequence ATGGAAAATACCTCCCTTTCGCTGGAAGAACGCTTACGGAAGGCCCTGATAACTAGACAGGAAATTATATTCGCTTATCTCTTTGGTTCCCACGCCAGGGGAACGGCAAATAAATTGAGTGACGTCGATGTGGCCGTTTTTCTGGATGAACTCCGTTTACCGCCGGTCGGTCACTTTGGTTATAAAAGTGAATTGCTTGTTGTCATGAGGCAGAAGTTGCGGGAACCGCTGGATTTTGTCATCCTTAATGAAGCCCCTTTACCCCTACGTTTTCGTGTTCTGCGGGATGGAAAACTCCTATTCTGTCGTGATGTCCGGGCTCGGATAACTTTCCATGAAAAAACCATGCGGGATTATCTTGATTTCCGACCTTTGCAGAAGATACAGGAGCAGGTTCTGTATAAGAGATTGGCCGCAGGATTTGGAGGTTTAGGTGATGGTTGA
- a CDS encoding secondary thiamine-phosphate synthase enzyme YjbQ gives MLFTFDLQTPGKEAMVDITHLAVKAVQEADVKEGLCLVYVPHTTAGVTINENADPDVVADILSALARIVPAGGYRHGEGNSPAHIKASLVGGSQTVIVHNGSLVLGTWQGIYFCEFDGPRRRKVHIKVWHG, from the coding sequence ATGCTTTTTACCTTTGATCTTCAGACGCCGGGCAAAGAGGCCATGGTTGACATCACCCATCTGGCGGTAAAAGCAGTACAGGAGGCGGATGTAAAGGAAGGCCTCTGCCTGGTCTACGTACCCCACACGACGGCCGGGGTGACCATCAATGAAAATGCTGACCCGGATGTGGTGGCTGATATCCTATCGGCTCTGGCCAGAATTGTCCCGGCGGGAGGTTACCGGCACGGTGAAGGCAATTCACCGGCCCATATTAAAGCGTCTCTCGTAGGCGGCAGCCAGACGGTAATTGTCCATAATGGCAGCCTGGTGCTCGGGACCTGGCAGGGCATATATTTTTGCGAATTCGACGGTCCCCGTCGGCGCAAGGTGCATATTAAGGTATGGCATGGATAG
- a CDS encoding helix-turn-helix transcriptional regulator, whose product MGEAKIHPALEAMKPIAQGIAATFGKNCEVVLHDLSEPSRSLIFKAGSVTNREIGAPVTNLVLEALQRYGDATEDLIGYLNRTKDGKVLKSSTIFIRDDAGKIIGCLCINFDLTEFQVAKNILEEFCQLKDLAEAGFERTQEQFARDINEVVDNVVESVLQELGKPVPVMTKEEKVKAVEMLDDRGIFLVKGAVDVVAQALAVSKYTIYNYLEEARALKGNRRAVL is encoded by the coding sequence ATGGGAGAGGCTAAAATCCACCCGGCCCTGGAGGCTATGAAACCTATAGCCCAAGGCATAGCGGCAACCTTCGGCAAAAACTGCGAAGTCGTTCTCCATGATCTCAGCGAGCCGTCCCGATCCCTCATTTTTAAAGCAGGATCGGTTACTAATAGAGAAATCGGCGCGCCGGTTACTAATCTCGTGCTGGAAGCCCTGCAGCGTTACGGCGACGCTACTGAAGATCTGATAGGTTATCTTAACCGTACTAAGGACGGTAAAGTTTTGAAGTCATCGACTATCTTTATCCGCGATGACGCCGGTAAAATTATTGGCTGCCTCTGTATCAATTTTGACCTTACCGAGTTTCAGGTGGCGAAAAATATTTTAGAAGAATTCTGCCAACTGAAGGACCTGGCGGAAGCAGGTTTTGAGCGAACCCAGGAGCAGTTTGCCCGGGACATCAACGAAGTGGTTGACAATGTGGTGGAAAGCGTGCTGCAGGAATTGGGCAAACCGGTCCCGGTCATGACCAAGGAAGAAAAGGTAAAGGCCGTGGAAATGCTCGATGACCGGGGTATTTTTTTGGTCAAGGGAGCGGTGGATGTGGTGGCCCAGGCCCTGGCAGTTTCCAAGTACACCATTTATAATTACCTGGAAGAAGCAAGGGCTTTGAAAGGCAACCGGCGGGCCGTACTATAG
- a CDS encoding dicarboxylate/amino acid:cation symporter, translating to MRSLKLPQKLAIGFILGIVAGLIFQFTGWNAKILQPFGDLFIRLIRMVIVPLVVSSLIAGAAGMSDAAKFGRVAVKILVYYFFTTAVAVTLGLIVANIVHPGIGVNLSTTGLKAQEVTPPSMVQTLLNIVPINPIESMAKGDLLPMIFFAIIFGFALSSLGEAGQPVLKFFEIVMNVMIKVTGYVMEYAPFGIFALITVTVGVYGIGVLLPLFKLIIVMYVVALLHILFVYTPFITLIGKMRPGTFFKGVAEPLLVAFTTCSSAAALPLNMRSVEKLGVPKSISSFSIPLGNTINMDGAAIYLGIAAVFISEVFGIHLSINQQLTIILMAILASVGSVGVPGSALIVMTMVFQSVGLPIEGIGLVAGVDRILDMARTPLNILGDAVGAVVVARSEGELKSEQLNS from the coding sequence GTGAGGAGCTTGAAATTACCGCAAAAATTGGCTATCGGCTTTATTCTTGGTATTGTGGCCGGATTAATTTTTCAGTTTACTGGTTGGAATGCAAAAATATTACAACCATTTGGAGATTTATTTATTCGTTTAATCCGAATGGTGATAGTTCCCTTAGTAGTCTCTTCCTTAATTGCAGGCGCGGCCGGTATGAGCGATGCTGCCAAGTTCGGACGGGTTGCAGTTAAAATTCTTGTTTATTACTTTTTTACCACCGCAGTTGCTGTAACCTTAGGTTTAATCGTAGCTAATATTGTTCATCCAGGCATTGGTGTTAACCTGAGTACAACCGGATTAAAGGCCCAAGAGGTAACACCACCTTCAATGGTACAAACGTTGCTTAATATTGTTCCTATAAATCCTATAGAGTCTATGGCTAAAGGCGATCTACTACCAATGATCTTCTTTGCCATAATCTTTGGCTTCGCCTTAAGTTCCCTTGGCGAGGCCGGGCAACCGGTCTTAAAGTTCTTTGAAATTGTAATGAATGTCATGATTAAAGTTACAGGTTATGTAATGGAATACGCTCCCTTTGGTATCTTTGCTTTAATTACTGTGACGGTTGGTGTTTATGGAATAGGGGTCTTATTGCCACTATTTAAATTGATTATCGTAATGTATGTAGTCGCCTTGCTTCATATTTTATTCGTGTATACTCCATTTATTACGTTAATCGGCAAAATGCGACCTGGTACCTTTTTTAAAGGCGTAGCGGAGCCATTGTTGGTAGCCTTTACAACGTGTTCAAGTGCTGCTGCATTGCCGCTTAATATGCGCTCGGTAGAAAAATTAGGTGTGCCCAAATCAATCAGCAGTTTCAGTATTCCCCTCGGGAATACCATTAATATGGATGGAGCGGCTATTTATCTAGGGATTGCAGCGGTCTTTATCTCTGAAGTGTTCGGAATACATCTCAGCATTAACCAGCAGTTAACTATTATTCTCATGGCTATTCTGGCTTCCGTGGGTTCCGTTGGTGTACCTGGCTCTGCTTTGATTGTTATGACTATGGTCTTTCAATCTGTAGGCCTCCCTATAGAAGGTATAGGCCTGGTGGCCGGTGTTGACCGTATTTTAGACATGGCCAGGACGCCGTTGAATATTTTAGGTGATGCAGTAGGTGCAGTAGTAGTTGCTCGTTCTGAAGGAGAACTAAAATCAGAACAACTAAATTCTTAA
- the ltrA gene encoding group II intron reverse transcriptase/maturase, protein MRSREGRRREISPEGACPREEVVKPRGTEGGPSSSPAQSGTSPREGQGSGLMEQVVARSNMLAALKRVERNGGAPGVDGIPTERLRDQIRAEWPRIREELLAGTYRPMPVRRVEIPKPGGGKRLLGIPTVMDRLIQQALLQVLTPIFEPQFSEASFGFRPGRRAHDAVRKARQYVEEGYEWAVDLDIEKYFDRVNHDILMARVARRVTDKRVLTLIRRYLQAGVMVNGVVIETAEGTPQGGPISPLLANILLDDLDKELEKRGHKFVRYADDCNIYVKSKRAGERVMASIRKFLQERLKLKINKEKSAVDRPWKLKFLGFSMYKARAGQILIRLAPQTLDRVKTKIREITSRNKPVKMAERIERLNTYLGGWIGYFALADTPSTFKNIEGWMRRRLRMCLWKQWKRVRTRYRELRALGLPECIVHEYANARKGPWRMAHGPMNRALGNAYWQSQGLMSLTERYQSLRQAW, encoded by the coding sequence ATGCGTTCGCGAGAAGGGCGAAGACGCGAGATTTCCCCGGAAGGGGCCTGCCCGCGGGAGGAAGTGGTGAAGCCACGGGGGACCGAGGGAGGGCCGAGTTCTTCTCCGGCACAAAGCGGAACGTCACCTCGCGAAGGCCAAGGTAGCGGCCTGATGGAACAGGTGGTGGCCAGGAGTAACATGCTGGCCGCCCTAAAGCGGGTAGAGCGGAACGGAGGCGCACCCGGCGTGGACGGCATCCCGACCGAACGGTTGCGGGACCAAATTCGCGCCGAATGGCCGCGCATCCGGGAAGAACTGCTCGCGGGAACCTACAGACCGATGCCCGTACGCCGGGTCGAAATCCCGAAACCCGGGGGAGGCAAACGGCTACTAGGGATACCCACCGTAATGGACCGCCTGATCCAGCAGGCCCTTCTGCAAGTATTGACGCCCATCTTCGAACCGCAATTTTCAGAGGCAAGCTTCGGGTTCCGACCCGGAAGGAGAGCCCATGACGCGGTAAGGAAGGCGCGACAATACGTGGAAGAAGGATACGAATGGGCGGTGGACCTGGACATCGAGAAATACTTTGACCGGGTAAACCATGACATACTCATGGCCCGGGTGGCCCGGAGAGTAACGGATAAGAGGGTACTTACCCTTATCCGCCGCTATCTCCAGGCAGGCGTCATGGTGAACGGGGTGGTCATAGAGACGGCGGAAGGGACGCCCCAGGGCGGACCAATAAGCCCTCTTCTGGCCAACATCCTCCTGGACGACCTGGACAAAGAACTGGAAAAGAGGGGCCACAAATTCGTCCGTTACGCCGATGACTGCAACATTTACGTCAAAAGCAAACGGGCGGGAGAAAGGGTCATGGCAAGTATCCGCAAGTTCCTGCAGGAACGGTTGAAGCTCAAGATAAACAAGGAAAAGAGCGCGGTAGACCGGCCGTGGAAACTGAAATTCCTGGGGTTTAGCATGTATAAAGCCAGAGCAGGGCAAATCCTTATCCGCCTGGCACCGCAGACCCTCGACCGGGTGAAAACGAAAATCCGGGAAATAACCTCCCGGAATAAACCCGTAAAGATGGCGGAACGCATAGAACGCCTGAACACCTACCTGGGTGGGTGGATAGGATACTTCGCCCTGGCCGACACGCCCAGTACTTTCAAGAACATAGAAGGCTGGATGCGGAGGAGGCTGCGCATGTGCCTCTGGAAGCAGTGGAAGCGAGTACGGACCAGGTACCGCGAACTACGAGCTTTAGGATTACCGGAATGTATAGTACACGAATACGCCAATGCCCGCAAAGGGCCATGGCGAATGGCCCACGGGCCAATGAATAGAGCCCTGGGGAATGCCTACTGGCAGTCCCAGGGCCTGATGAGCTTAACCGAACGCTATCAAAGTCTTCGTCAAGCTTGGTGA
- the pdxT gene encoding pyridoxal 5'-phosphate synthase glutaminase subunit PdxT — translation MKIGVLAMQGAFREHITSLASLGVEGIEVRRERHLEGIDGLIIPGGESTTIGKLLVEFNLLEPIRELAAGGMPVFGTCAGMVLLARDIIGSDQPRLGLMNVKVKRNAFGRQVDSFEVDLDIPVLGEKPFRAVFIRAPYLEEVEPPAESLATFMGKSVMARQGNLLATAFHPELTNDLRIHRYFLEMIK, via the coding sequence ATGAAGATCGGTGTGCTGGCCATGCAGGGCGCCTTTCGGGAGCATATTACCTCCCTGGCGTCCCTGGGTGTTGAAGGCATAGAAGTCCGGCGGGAGAGACATCTCGAAGGTATAGACGGCCTGATTATTCCCGGCGGCGAAAGCACAACAATCGGTAAACTCCTGGTAGAATTCAATCTTTTAGAACCCATCCGCGAACTGGCAGCGGGGGGTATGCCCGTGTTCGGCACCTGCGCCGGAATGGTACTTTTGGCCAGGGATATAATCGGCAGCGACCAGCCGCGGCTGGGACTGATGAACGTAAAGGTGAAACGTAATGCCTTCGGCCGCCAGGTGGACAGCTTTGAAGTTGATCTGGATATTCCGGTCCTGGGTGAAAAACCATTTCGTGCCGTCTTTATCCGCGCACCCTACCTTGAGGAGGTAGAGCCCCCGGCCGAATCCCTGGCCACCTTTATGGGTAAAAGCGTAATGGCCAGACAGGGAAACCTCCTGGCGACGGCCTTTCACCCGGAACTGACCAACGATCTGCGGATACATCGCTATTTCCTGGAGATGATAAAATAA